The DNA segment CGTCTTTTTTGCGCGTGCGTTCATCGAGAAGGTCTATCGGGCCTTCATAGCCAAGCGCTATCACGGTGATAACATGGTATTCATCGGGAACGCCCAGCGCCTCTTTCATCTTGAAAGCGTCATACCCGGCCATCGGGTGCCCCATCAGCCCTTCATCGACCGCCGCCAAAAGTAGCGACAAAGTCGCCATGCCGCTGTCGAACTGGTAATATTTAACAGGGTCATCCTCGCGCGTGTAATCATCGGCTTCCCGCGCGCACATCACCACAATCACCGGCGCTTTTGACGCCCACTGGTTGCCCTTCGAGAGAGCCAGTGCGGCCCTTTCATGCTGCGCCTTATCTCGTACGAAAATCACCCGCCAGGGCTGGTTGTTGTTGCACGATGGCGTCCAGCGGATAATTTCGAAAATGCGGTCGAGAACATCCTGCGGTATCGGTTTGTCCAGATAGGCGCGTTTACTGTGCCGTTTGAAAAAGATGGAGTCTTGCATAGCGGCTCCTTCTGTATGATTTGAGAATTCTTCGGTCGTTAGCCGTTGACGGCCACTTTGACTTTATAATCGGATTTGGCCAGAAGTTGTTCCTGACGCTCGCGAATCATCGCCTCGGTCATCTCGAAATCCGGCCCGACATTCTCGATCATAATCGATGAAGTACACGACGCGTAGCATCCGGCCTTGCGCAAATCGCCGCCGGTTTTCAGATACTCGAACACGAATCCGGCCATGTAGGTATCCCCCGCCCCGGTAGCATCGACCAGATCAATCTCGAACGGAGGAATATCGATGAAATTAGCGCCATCGTAGATGATAGACCCAAGCTCGGCCAGCGTGACGATTACAATCTTCGGCCCCCATGATTTGATAATGCGGGCGGCCTCGTATGGATCCTTCCGGCAATCAATACCCGTGAGCACTTTTCCTTCGAGTTCGTTGGGCTTGACAATATCAAAGGCGCCCAGTGCCCTTTCAATACCGTCGACTTTTTCATGATAGATGCGATTGGAATCATCGGCGCCGCGCAAAAGCCCCTGAGGGTCGCAGAAGAACAGACCGTCAAAGTTGGCGCGAATCTCTTTTATCTGTTCGAACGATACCTCGCCGAGAATCGGGCCGATCAGCACCGCTTTGCAGTCGTGGTACCACTCTTTACTGATGTTCGAAATATTATTAGCGCGTCCCAGTAAATCGAGCGTGCGGTTGCCGAAATCATCGTAATAGATCAGCGAAAATCCTCCGGTCTCTTTCGATGGCGTGATCTCATACTCGATACCGTATTTCTTGAGATCCGCGACAAACCTGTCTCTGTAATCATCGCCCACCGCCCCGACCAGTTTTACTTTTTCGCCCATTTTCGAAAGCGCCAGAGCCGCGTTGGTGGAACATCCGGAGAGAATTCTCGTCTGCGTGTTGACTTTTTGAGTCTTGATATAATCGTAAACCGGGTTGCCGATAGCGGTGATCACTTGACTGCCTTTCTGGTTTGCTTGTCGGGGGTTGATAGATTCATCGGTCGAGCCGGTTTTGCTGATGCTGCGCCATCGCGTAAGAAACAGGCATCGCCGGTCAGACTTCCTTTTTGTCGCCGAGAATTTTGTGGGTATAGACCAGACGTTGAACGGCGGTGATGACCGATGTCACGCCGACGATAATAAGCGCGAACTCCAGCCATCCGCCGCGCGGCCAGGTGCCGGTGGGAAGAAAGTGCTCAACAATCGAGCCGGCGATAATGAGAATAAACTTCTCCAGCCGTCCCATAATACCCACCGCGCAGTTTTCCATTTTTCCCATCGACTCGGCCGCCGCGCGGGTGTAGCTGGCGATAAGCATGCCGAACAGCGCGAACAGTCCCCACCCGGGGTGAACCGCGCCCGACATAGTGATACCGGCCAGAATGAAAAACTCGCCGTAGCGATCGGACACGTGATCGAGGATACCGCCGAACACCGTGCCCATGTTGCCGGCCCGCGCGGTGGAACCATCGAGCATATCCGTGAAGGAAGTTAGAATCATCCAGAACACGCCCCAGAGCATCTGGTCTTTCCAGAAGTATATCCCTGAGACAATCGCGCAGACGAGCGAGACAGCCGTGATGAAATTCGGCCGAAGGCCCATCTTCACGCAGGCGCGGCCCAGGACGAGCGATGATTCCTCGTAGAATTGTCTTTTGCGCTGATTTATTCCCGGCAAGAGCTACAAATCCTTTTGTCTTAAAATTTCAGACAAATATATGGTCTTTTCAGGCGGCCGTCAACGCCCATAATGGATTATTAGCTGCATCAATGGCATTGTAGGACATAACGTTAACCACAATCCCGATAATTCGGCCGGGAGCAGGGGACATCACGACCACACTGACAGGCGGCTTCAGTTTGAGATTGCCCGAACATTAATCGTTAATTGACATTCTTTGGCTTTAGCAGAATATTGACCGCGATGTTTATCGACTATGTTGAAATCGAAGTCGCGGCGGGCAACGGCGGTCACGGATGTATTGCTTTCCGCGCGGAGAAATATGTCCCGAAGGGCGGCCCCGACGGTGGCGATGGCGGTCACGGGGGCAGCGTCATCGCCGTAGCCGACCCAAACCTTCGCACCCTGCTCGATTTCCGTTACAAGAAAAAATACAAGGCGGAAAACGGCCAGCCGGGCAGCGGAAGTCTCAAAACGGGCAGGTCCGGGCAGGATACTATCCTGAAACTGCCCGTAGGGACCATCATCAAGGACCTCGATACCGGCGAAGTACTCTTTGATCTGGATGAGTCGGGAGTCGAATTTGTAATCGCCAAAGGCGGCAAAGGCGGTCATGGAAATGCGTTCTACAAATCGCCGGTAAACCAGGCGCCGCGCAAGGCGCAGGATGGTGTCCCGGGCGAAGAACGCCGGGTCTCACTTGAATTGAAACTCCTGGCCGATGTCGGCCTGGTGGGGCTTCCCAACGCCGGCAAGTCCACCATACTCTCCGCCTTCTCCAAAGCCCGTCCCAAGATAGCCGATTATCCTTTCACGACCCTGACACCAAAGCTCGGCATCGTGCGCCTTCGCGAATTCAAATCGTGCGTAATGGCCGACATCCCCGGTCTCATTGAAGGAGCCTCCGAAGGCAAGGGGCTGGGTCATCAATTTCTGCGTCACATCCAGCGCACGGCGCTGATAATTTACGTGATCGATATCAACGAGCTCGATATCGTCGAGACTCAGAAAATACTCAGGCAGGAGTTGAAGAATTTCGACAAGCAGCTCGCGAAAAGGCCATCACTGGTCGTCATCACCAAAGTTGACACCCTCACCGAAAGTGACTTGAAAGATATTTCGGCCGAGTTGCCTTCGGACTATATTTATATCTCGGCAGTCACGCGTCACAACGCAAACGTTTTCCTTGAGGCAATAGAGAGAGAACTTGACAAACAGCGATCTTAAAAAGCATCTGGCGGACATTATTGGCCTGCTGTCCATTCCGGGTATCGGTCGCGGGCGATACCATCGCCTCGTCAAAGAGTTCGGCTCGGCACAGGCCGCGCTGAAGGCGTCGCGCAGCAAGCTCGAAAAGGTGAGCGGCATATCGCGCGCCCTGGCGGATGAAGTCAAAACCAAATATGATCCTGAATCGGCGCGTCAGATGGCCGCTCGAGTGATACAACTCGGCTGGACCGTACGCTTGTTCGCTGAAGACGGTTTCCCCCGTCGCCTGACGAACATCCCCGAAGCGGATTTTCCCCCCGTGTTATTCACGCAGGGTGATACTGATTTCGAAGCGCCCGCGATCGCTATTGTCGGCACCAGACATCCCACCGAGCAGGGGAAAATCTTCACTTATAATCTCGCCAAAGCGCTTGCAGAAGCCGGGATTACGGTGGTATCGGGGATGGCTGATGGTGTCGATGCTGCGGCTCACAAGGGAGCGCTGGACGCCGGCGGCAAAACGGTAGCAGTCTGGGGAAGTTCGCTTGATATCGTCTATCCCCCTTCGAACAAAAAGCTGGCCGAGAGGATAAAAACCTCCGGCTCCGTTGTCTCCGAGTATCTTCCCGGCACCTCGCCCGAACGCGCCCACTTTCCCGAAAGAAACCGAATCATCTCGGGACTTTCCGATGGTGTCGTGGTGGTTGAGGCCGGCCGCAAATCGGGCGCGCTGATTACCTCGGAGCAGGCCCTGAGTCAGGGACGGGAGTTGTTCGCTGTGCCCGGTCAGCCGGGCTCGAAAATGAGCGAAGGCACCAATGACCTGATAAAAAAGGGCGCGCGGCTTTTGACCTCGATTGATGATATTTTTGATGAACTGCCGCGGCTGAAAGGTGTTGTTTTAACTAAGAAATTCACGCAATTGCCCGATATGACAGACATCGAGAAGAAAATTGTCGATCAGTTTTCAACGGGTCCGCAGCAGATTGACCAACTGGGCCGAATCCTCCGGCTTCCGGTTACCGACCTGATGGAGGTTCTTCTCGCGCTGGAGCTTAAGGGCGTAGTCCGGGAACTGTCCGGCAAGAGATTCATTCTCTCCGAAGAGTATGTATGATTAAGAAAGCAACCACGATTGTCAACAAGCTGGGCCTTCACGCCCGACCGTCTGCCATGCTGGTAACCGCGGCTTCGAAATTTGAATCCGAAGTCTTCATTACCAAGAACGGGCTGCGTGTCAACGCCAAGTCTATCATGGGTGTAATGATGCTCGCGGCGGAGCAGGGGTCCGAAGTAATTGTCGAGGTCAACGGCAGCGATGAAGAACTGGCTCTGAAGGAAATCCTCAGAGTGATCGAGTCCGGCTTCGGCGAAATGGACTGATATTGCACTTGCCTTACCCGTTTAACCACATTTACATTATTTTGATAAGGAATTAGCCTTTTTTGCACAGAGCGCCACATGAACACCACGCGAAAAATCATTAAAGGAATCCCCATCTCGGGCGGCATAGTCCTGGGACACGCCCGGGTGATTCTTCCGGGCGACCTGGACATCACCGAGGTGTGGATTACATCTTCGCACATCGACGACGAGATTGAGGCTCTGGAAAAGGCTGTCGAGACGACCAAATCGGAGATTCACGATCTTCTGGAATCGGCCGGACGCAAGCTTGGCGGACCGGTGGCGAGAATATTCGATGCTCAGCTTCTGATAGCCGATGACGAGCAGTTTCTTGAACAGGTGAAAAAGGAAATCAGGACCCGCCGACGCAACGCCGGTTTTGTCTATAATCAGTTGGTCAGACAGACCACGGCTCCCTTGAAGAGTTCTCCGGACGAGTATATGCGCCAGATGGCGACCGATATCGAAGCGGTGGCGCAGCGCGTCCTTTCTCATCTCAAGGGCAGCGATAAATGTGATCTCAAATTTTCGCCGAATACTATTCTGGTGTCGAAGATGTTGACGCCCGGTGATGTGCTGTCGTTTCGTCAGCGCAAGGCCATAGGCTTTATCGTGGGTGAAGGCGGCCCCAACTCGCATATGGGTCTTATCAGTCGCGCCTTGCGCCTGCCCGTGGTGCTCGCCAGGGATGCTTACCTTGAGATCGAAAACAACGCCGACCTGATCATTGACGGAACCTCCGGCGAAATAATCGTCACCCCTTCCGAGGCTGACTGGACCGAGTACCAGAAACGCCGCAAACGCCAGGGACCCGCCGCCATCACAAGGATACGCAAGCTCACCCCTGTGCCGCCGGTAACTGCCGATGGCAAGGTGGTCAATGTCGGCGCCAACCTGACTCTTCGCGGACCGGCCGATGACATTCTCTCCGAACAGAAAATACCGGTCGGCCTGTACCGTACCGAGTTTCTTTACCTGGCTCATTATGATTTCCCCGACGAGGACACTCAGTATGAATATTACTATCAGATCGCTCAGAAGTACGCCAAAACTTATGTCGTCCTGAGAACATTCGATCTCGGCTATGACAAACTGATCGCCGATAACGCCTGGCTCCAGGAAGACAACCCGGCGCTGGGATGGCGCGGGATGCGCGCCATGCTTGAAATGACCGATGTCTTTAAAACCCAGATCAGGGCGATGCTTCGGGCCTCTACGCTGGGAAATGTGAAGATTCTGCTGCCGATGATAACCGATGTTTCGGAGCTGGAACAGGCGAAAAAACTCATCTCGCAGGCTAAATTCAAGCTTCGCAAGGAGAAAATTCCTTTCGATGAGAATATCGAGGTGGGCATCATGGTCGAGGTACCATCGGCGGCCATGACAGCCGACACGCTGGCGAAGAAGGCCGACTTTCTATCGATAGGCACCAACGATCTCACGCAATACGCGCTGGCGGCGGACCGGATGAACAGCCGCGTCGCCAACCTCTACAGCGCCTTTCATCCCTCGGTGCTCAGACTGGTCATGATGACGGTTGAGGCCGCCAAACAAAACAACAAGCCGGTATCCATCTGCGGTGAACTCGCCGGTGACCTCACGGCTCTGCCGCTGTTTATCGGCATGGATGTTGATCTGTTGTCGATGAACCCGGCCAGGATATTCGACCTGTGCCGGCTCGTCAGGAAAGTCGATTCATCGCTGGCCCGGCATCTTCTGTCATCGGTGCTCACCAGCGACTCACAACAGCAGGTGGTAACGATGCTGCACAACTATCGAACGGAACTCGAAAAGAAAACAACATTTAGAAAAAGGAAGTGATACTTTGTCGATTCTCGATGACATAGAAAAAGTACGATCGGTGGATCCCGACAACATGTATAACGCCATTTTTGATTTGCCCGAGCAGATGGCCGAGGCGCTCAAAATCGCCAGGTCCTGGAAGTTTAATCGCGGCGACTTTGCGGATATAAAAAACATCGTTGTCATCGGCATGGGCGGCTCCGCCATCGGCGGTGATTTGGTCAGGTCGCTTCTTTCGCCCATGTTGCTCGTGCCCTTCGAAATCTGCCGCAATTACACCCTGCCGGAATATGTCGATGACGAAACGCTCGTTATCGTGTCCTCATACAGCGGTAACACCGAGGAAACTCTTTCGGCGCTCGACGACGCTCTCAACCGCAAAGCTATGGTGGCCGGCATCACCACCGGAGGAGTTCTGTCCGATGTAGCCAGGCTGAACGACTTCCCCCTCGCTATCGTGCCTTCGGGACTTCAGCCCCGCGCGGCGCTCGGATACTCGTTCGTACCGCTCTTGGTATTCCTGGAGGCCATTGGCCTGATCAAAAATGTCGCCGGAGACATCGAAAACGTAATCAGTGAACTCAAAAAGTATCGCGAAGACTATATCGAAGACACTCCGACCGAATCCAATCTTGCCAAACGGCTGGCAGAAAAAATACAGGGCAGGATCGCCATTGTGTATGGCGGACCGACCCTTACCAGCGTGGTTGCGGTTCGATGGAAGGGGCAATTTTGCGAGAACGCCAAAAACCTCGCCTTCGCCAATCAGTATCCCGAATTCAACCACAATGAGCTCGTGGGATGGTCCGAAACCGTCAAACCGTTCAGGGAATACCTCGTGGTCCTGCAGCTTCGGGATAAAGATGACCACCCTCAGGTCGCTAAACGCATGGATATAGTCAAAGAATTGATTGGCGAACACAAGGTCGAGGTTATTGACGTCTCATCGAGGGGAAATTCCCCCCTGACGAGAATGTTCAGCCTCATTCAACTGGGCGATTTTGCTTCTTACTACCTGGCGGTACTCAACGATATCGATCCATCGCCGGTAAAAGTTATCGCCGCTCTGAAAAATAAACTGACCTGAAATTGAACATTTTTGTCCGGGCCGCACCCCAAAGATGCCTTTGCCCGCCTTTGACAGGCGGGCTTTTTCTTGTCCCTGAGCAAGATAGGCCCGCACCACCCTGAATTTCTGGAGCTCTGGGGCCCGGCCGCCGGCCAGCCGAATTTCTAGAAACCTGTTGACACAACTTAAATTATCGGTTATACTTAAGCACAGTTGGGATGCGTAGCATATCCAAATTCACACACCCGCTGGTACCCTCCGCCATACACCATAGAGAAGAGTAGAGACATACGCCTATAAGAACCTTTAACCAAGGAGTCTTCCATGAAACGCCTATTAACCATTCTGGCGTTGATGCTGGCGCTGTTTGCATTTGCATGGGGCGCCGCGTTTTCCGCTGACATTGAAGATCCCGATGATCACACCTGGGGTGGTGAACAGTCGGGCGAACCGGGGCAGTACCGCCACACCAACTGTGGCAGCGAAATCACAGCCTCGGGTGTTTTTGCCATCGACATAATGGTCTATCAGACCATTTCCTACGACAAACTCAGATCGCTTTTTGACAGGAGCCGACGCGCCGACGATCTCTATCAACGCACCGATGATGGGGTCGTTTATAATAACCGCGCAAGACAGGTATCTGTTAAATAACTGCAGGCGATAGTGAGGATGAAGCTATGAAAAGCGTAGGAATTTGTCACTCAATGGAAAGCTATATGGCTTCCCTGATTGACCGAAAGAAGCCGGACGATGCAGTCAGGTACTACGAGTCGAATCGTAGTGAACTTGAGCGGATCGGCGGCTCTGACGCGTCACGGGTAATCCATATGGCTGCCAAAGCCTATGCTTCGCTTTCTCACTTTTCGGTTGCTCTTAAAACCGCCCGTACGGCGCAGCATGCAGCGGCTCAGGAGGGAGACAGCCTGCTGCTGGCCGAGATTTTCCTGACAATCGGCGGTATTTTGCGTGACATAAGTGAGTACAAAGAAGCTGAAAAGGCTTTTCGCGATGCTGAGTCCATATTCCGACGGAATGATTGTGCTGATGGACAGAGCCGGGCGCTCAACCAACTCGCCGGACTGTTCTACAGACAATCGGACTACAGCAATTCTCTCGCCGTCCTGATCGACGCCATCGAGCTGGCCCGTCACCTCGACGATAAGAAGAAGCTGGCGTACATGATGGGTAACGTCGGCCGTATCTACACCTTTATCGGCGACTTCGAAGAGGCCGAGAGAAATATAAGACTTAATATCGAACTTTCCAGCGACCTGGGCGACACGCTCGAGGTTGCCCGTGCCTATATCCATCTCGGATATATCTATATTCAGAAAGCTCAGTACGAGAAGGCCGAGAAGGCGCTCGAAACCGCTTATCCGATGGTGATCGAGGCTCGGAGTGAACGTGACGAAACCATTTACCTGACCTACCTGGGCGAACTGCGCTACCGCATGGGTCAATACGAAGAATCCCGCGAGATTCTCAGGCAGGCCCGGGCGCTGGCCCGCAAGGTTGCCCCCAACGGCACGCTCGAAGGCCGGGTACTTCGTCATCTCGCCGAACTGGCGCTCCGTGTCGATGAACATACCCGCGCCGAACGTTACTCCGCGCTTGCGTGGGTCGTCATGGAAAAAGCCGACAACAATCTTGAACTGGGTGTCCTGTGCCGGATTAAAGCTGTTCTGGCCGAAACAAAGAAGCGCAAAGCGGAAGCCCGTAAGCTCTACGCCAGAGCTATCGAACTTCTGAGCGATGCCAACGTTCGCTTCGAAAAGGCCGAGGCCCTGGTGGTAGCCGGCAAATCACACCTGTTTTCTCCCCGCCAGCGGATGACTTATCTGTTCAGGGCGGAAGAGATTTACGCGCGTATGAACCTGGCCCAGAAACAACGGGATACCGAAAGATTGATCGACGAAATCGACTCGCAGTTGCCACATCGCCCTCAAAACAGCCCCGACACTCCTTGTGTCGATATTCAGGATTACGACTATATCACCAAGTGCCCGGAAATCCTGAGATTCAAGAGCCAATTACCGTTGATCATCAATTCGGATCTGCCGATTCTCCTGACGGGTGAGACCGGCGTGGGCAAGGATCATCTCGCCAGGTATTTCCAGAAGATCTCTCGTCCCGAAGGACCGTTCGTGGCTATCAACTGCGCTTCGCTTCCCGAAACGCTCTTGGAATCCGAACTCTTCGGTTACCATCGCGGCGCCTTCACCGGAGCGGAGCAGAACAAGCAGGGTCTGTTCGTAGCGGCAAACGGCGGCGTGCTGTTCCTTGACGAGATCGGGGATATGCCGTTGACACTTCAGACCAAGCTGCTTGGCGTTCTTGAGAATCGACGGGTGATTCCGCTCGGTTCGACAACATCGGTGGACCTCGACATCAAGATCGTGGCCGCCACCAACAAGAAGCTTGAGCAGATGGTCGAGAAAGGACTGTTCCGCCGTGACCTTTACTACCGGCTCAGCGGAATCGCTTTCGAAATCCCGGCATTGCGGCATCGCAAAGAAGATATTCCCGTCCTTCTGAAGCTGTTCATGAAAAACTGCGGACTGTTAATGGAACACCAGTCGCCACCGGCCGAACTGGCCCGCCAGTTCATTGAACACGACTGGCCCGGAAATACCCGCGAACTGTTCAATAAAGTCAAACGTCTGGGGGTAATGGCCCAGATGGTTGCGGAAGGGGACATGGTCGAACTGACCCGATCGATTTTTGAAACGACCGTGCCGGCGACCAACAATTCGCTTTTTGACAGGGTCGAAGAGTTTGAACGAAAAATCATTCTCGAGGCCCTGCTTGCGGCTCAAGGGAACAAATCGGAGGCGGCCCGTCTGTTGGGGATTCACGAGGCCACCGTCCGCACGAAACTGAAACGCTACGGCATCAGCTTGGGAGGGGCTAATTAGTTAGAGAGTCCCACCGGTATGGTGAGGCTTAAGCTTCTCGCATCACAGGACCCTCATTCTCCGGACAGCTCAACCGGAGAAGCCCACGCGGGAAAGTTGAGTTTCATCGTACTGATTTACGATTCGTTATCATACTCCTTGGTTAGCGGTAAGCATCTGCTTTTCAGGTGCTTACCGTTTTTATTTGCGCTCAAGTTCGTACGGATGTACGAAATTCCGAGCTGACAAGAAATTAGCCCCGATTAAACGATTCTGTAACATTCTGCCATCAAAACACTTAACAACCAGTTTTGAGCCGCCAAACGTCACGGCATAATGGTTGCTAATCTTAGATTTGTCATTTTTACTCCCAAAATGCTGTTGTTTGTTTGGGATTTCTTTTCTCTTTGGTGTTGCCGCCCGCAGTCGAGGGGACTTCGGGCGGTATTCTTTTGGGCTTCCCCGCAAACCCCGGTCTTCGATCCCGCCGATTCCAATCACAGGCCTTCTATCCAGACCGCCATTGACAATCCGCAACTTCGACCGTATAAAGTATAAGTAGGGACATTTCCAGCATTACCAGGCAAAGGAGGCAAATGATATGCGAGATATGAAATGGTATTATTGGGTAGCTTTTATTCTGGGCGGCCTGGCCGCTATCGCCATAGTCTATGTTGTCCTTCGCTCGAGCGGAGTTCTCAATAAACTCATGCCGGATAAGAAAAAGATGGTGGAGGACGCCCAGTAACGTCTGAAATACGAGAGGAGCCCGCCCCTCCTTGGGAACTGAGCCCCTCGTATCTGCCTGCTACGTTCTTTGCCTTTCAATAGGCCGTCAAGTCACATACTAGTCACCAACCAAGAATTTCCTCAGCGGCAGGATCAAAGGCGGGAGCCCCATCCTTGAGATCATAGAGTTTACACACTCCCTTAGATACGGGAAAGTCTGTAGCGGCAGACTATGTTTGTTATATAACTCAAAGAAGCCGTCTGGTATGTCACCCTTACAGTCAAAAAGAACTGCATATTTTATTCGTGATGTAAACAGGCGGTTCCGCCCACACTTCGCCTTGAGATTGTAAGAAACCTCTATTGTCGCCACGTTTTCGGCAACACTAAGCACATTCGCCGACTCGTCGAATTTAAGGGAAGCCCTACCTGTTAGCTCCCTAGAATACAGAGTAGATTTGATCTCCTTCAAATAAATGTCTCGAAGATCAACGCACTTTAGAATCTCGCCGTATTGGGTCGGCGTAATGGTAACTTCTTCAGCGCTTCGCCTAAGCGCTGACTGCTTCTTTGCTTTCGGCATAGTTATCTTGACCACCTTGCTTGTTTATGTCAATAATCCAAGGCTGTTCGCACGTGCGCTCTCCGTAGCCCTTTACGGAGGCCGTACTTGGGAGCACTGCTTCAACTGCTCTTCCGTAATCATCCCACCCGCAAAAGCGCTCCATTACAGCATTAACAAACGAATTAAGACTCTGGTTGTTTTTCTTGGCAAGTTTAATGAGCTGCAGATGCGTCGCGGGGGAAGTACGGAACACGAACCTCCCGCTTGGCATTGCCACATCTTCCCTTTCGGGTTCAGGTATTGGGATCTTGTTCTCAAAGTAGTAAGGAACAAGCTCTCGCCTGACTAGCTCAAAGCTCTCCAGAGCTTCCTTTTTAGTCGCACCTACTCCGTAGAACGCAACCTGATCCAGTTCACGACAGTATGCGCGATACATGACTTCGCCGTCGTCTTCCACCCTAGCAACTAACACATCGTAGTCGAGCTTAAGGTAGTATTCTAGATCCTTATTTTGCGTTACCACAGGCATCCTCCATTTCCATTAAGTCAATTATCTCCAACAATCGCGGCCTTAGATATTTCCTGTAATCAAATCGCGATATTATTTCACGCTTCTTGTGACTTTTGTGTACTGTAAAAAGTCCATCGCGCCCCAGCCTTTTCAATATCTTATGTTGATATTTTATGCTGCTTCCGCCAGTCAGTTTAAGCCTCTCCACACCAAGTTCTTCGAACATAAACTTTTCAATTGGAGCAAGTTTCATTTCGGGCATGTTTATCGAGTCAAACTCCTTCAGCCTCGCCCTTAAGTTTTCAAACTTGCTCAAGTTGCTACCTTTATCGTCATTCGGAGGTACTATATTTAGTATGATACTAAATATAGTATCATTAATACGCAGCCGTCAATGATAAAGTTTATAAAATTATGCCGGAAAACATTTTACTCCGAAGTTGTAGTTTTTTTGCTGTGCTTAAGAGCCTGCCTCTCAATCAAATACTGAGCCAACAATGTGTTTAGATGACAACGCATTACCCCGCAATGGGTTACGTTGAGCCATTCTAAGTGCGGACGATTTTACTTGCGAGAAGTATCTTTGTATATTCAGAAGTAGGAAAACGGCCATTTACAATGCGCTCACTAAAGGATAAAGTCGTAGTCATAACGGGGGCTTCGCGGGGAATCGGCGAGGGTATCGCCCGCGTTTTTGCCG comes from the Candidatus Zixiibacteriota bacterium genome and includes:
- a CDS encoding toxin-antitoxin system HicB family antitoxin, coding for MVTQNKDLEYYLKLDYDVLVARVEDDGEVMYRAYCRELDQVAFYGVGATKKEALESFELVRRELVPYYFENKIPIPEPEREDVAMPSGRFVFRTSPATHLQLIKLAKKNNQSLNSFVNAVMERFCGWDDYGRAVEAVLPSTASVKGYGERTCEQPWIIDINKQGGQDNYAESKEAVSA
- a CDS encoding sigma 54-interacting transcriptional regulator, with the protein product MKSVGICHSMESYMASLIDRKKPDDAVRYYESNRSELERIGGSDASRVIHMAAKAYASLSHFSVALKTARTAQHAAAQEGDSLLLAEIFLTIGGILRDISEYKEAEKAFRDAESIFRRNDCADGQSRALNQLAGLFYRQSDYSNSLAVLIDAIELARHLDDKKKLAYMMGNVGRIYTFIGDFEEAERNIRLNIELSSDLGDTLEVARAYIHLGYIYIQKAQYEKAEKALETAYPMVIEARSERDETIYLTYLGELRYRMGQYEESREILRQARALARKVAPNGTLEGRVLRHLAELALRVDEHTRAERYSALAWVVMEKADNNLELGVLCRIKAVLAETKKRKAEARKLYARAIELLSDANVRFEKAEALVVAGKSHLFSPRQRMTYLFRAEEIYARMNLAQKQRDTERLIDEIDSQLPHRPQNSPDTPCVDIQDYDYITKCPEILRFKSQLPLIINSDLPILLTGETGVGKDHLARYFQKISRPEGPFVAINCASLPETLLESELFGYHRGAFTGAEQNKQGLFVAANGGVLFLDEIGDMPLTLQTKLLGVLENRRVIPLGSTTSVDLDIKIVAATNKKLEQMVEKGLFRRDLYYRLSGIAFEIPALRHRKEDIPVLLKLFMKNCGLLMEHQSPPAELARQFIEHDWPGNTRELFNKVKRLGVMAQMVAEGDMVELTRSIFETTVPATNNSLFDRVEEFERKIILEALLAAQGNKSEAARLLGIHEATVRTKLKRYGISLGGAN
- a CDS encoding protein-export chaperone SecB gives rise to the protein MPKAKKQSALRRSAEEVTITPTQYGEILKCVDLRDIYLKEIKSTLYSRELTGRASLKFDESANVLSVAENVATIEVSYNLKAKCGRNRLFTSRIKYAVLFDCKGDIPDGFFELYNKHSLPLQTFPYLRECVNSMISRMGLPPLILPLRKFLVGD